A DNA window from Naumovozyma dairenensis CBS 421 chromosome 8, complete genome contains the following coding sequences:
- the SEC14 gene encoding phosphatidylinositol/phosphatidylcholine transfer protein SEC14 (similar to Saccharomyces cerevisiae YKL091C and SEC14 (YMR079W); ancestral locus Anc_2.491), whose amino-acid sequence MFEKCENWRKQFGCDTILKDFHYEEKPLVAKYYPQYYHKTDKDGRPCYFEELGAVNLTEMYKITTEERMLKNLVWEYESVVRYRLPACSRAAGALIETSCTVMDLKGISISSAYSVLSYVREASFISQNYYPERMGKFYLINAPFGFSTAFRLFKPFLDPVTVSKIFILGSSYQKELLKQIPAENLPTKFGGKSEVDEATGGLYLSDIGPWRDPKFIGPEGEAPEMFSMK is encoded by the coding sequence atgtttgaaaaatgtgAAAATTGGAGAAAGCAATTCGGTTGTGATACCATTTTGAAGGATTTCCATTATGAGGAAAAACCTTTGGTGGCTAAATATTATCctcaatattatcataagACTGATAAAGATGGTCGTCCATGTTATTTCGAAGAATTAGGTGCAGTCAATTTGACTGAAATGTATAAGATTACCACTGAAGAACGTatgttgaagaatttgGTTTGGGAATACGAATCTGTCGTTAGATATAGATTACCCGCTTGTTCAAGAGCTGCAGGTGCATTAATTGAAACCTCATGTACTGTTATGGATTTGAAAGGTATTTCCATATCAAGTGCTTACAGTGTTTTATCATACGTTAGAGAAGCTTCCTTTATCagtcaaaattattatccaGAACGTATGGgtaaattttatttgatcAATGCTCCATTTGGTTTCTCTACCGCTTTCAGATTATTTAAACCATTTTTGGACCCTGTTACAGTCTCTAAGATTTTCATCTTAGGTTCATCTTATCAAAAGGAACtattgaaacaaattcCTGCTGAAAATTTACCAACAAAGTTCGGTGGTAAATCAGAAGTTGATGAGGCTACAGGTGGATTATATTTGTCAGATATTGGTCCATGGAGAGATCCAAAATTTATTGGCCCAGAAGGTGAGGCACCAGAAATGTTTTCTATgaaataa